The DNA window GACGGTATGGGATTCGGGAGGTTTGGGAATATCGGTAATTTTGTCGAGGGGTTCTAGGGGTTGGGCGGCGGTGAAAGCCATGCGATCGCGCCAGTGTTTTTGTTTGGCGACCAGTTCCGCCTGCCGGTCGATGGCTTGCTGGAGAATATCCAGGGCGCTTTCCAGGCGTTTTTGGGCGGCTTGGGATTCCTGTTGCAGGTGTTCGCCAATGCCCTGCATTTGGGAGGCGACTTTATTTAGATCGAGCATAGTCGTTTGGCAGCCACAGGGAAAATGGTTGGGAAAAGGTTTCTAGGGAAAGCAGGTGCAAGCGCTCGCTGTCGCGGGCGGTTTGGCGATCGCTGTCGGTGTTGTATCCCCAATCGGCAAGGAATAATTCTATGCGTTCGAGTTGGGGATCGGATGCGATCGATTGTAAAGTTTTGAGACGATCTTCGACAAACCAGATGGTGGCGGTTGCCGGTAGCTCTCTTAACAGACTCTTTAAAATCTCCCCCTTGCGACGGCGGGCATCTTTACCAAAAATTTGATTTTCCGCAAAGTCAATGCCTTCGCGCACCAGCAACTGCCGCACAAAGCGGCTTTCCTTGGTGGTAATGATGGTAACGGTGTCTGGTTTTTCGCCGGCTGGAGAGGATAGCCACCGCTGCAAATTGGCGATCGCGCCGGGGTAAAATTGATGCATGGCCAGCCAGCGCGATACATCTGTTTCTAGGAGGCGATCGCGGGTTTTATCTAGGGTATTTTCTACCATTTGCGGGGAAATTCTTTCAATATCCGCAATTTCTCGGACAATTTCCCCCCAACGCGCCCAAATTTGTTCTGGTTTGACCCCTTGCAGCAACGCT is part of the Geitlerinema sp. PCC 9228 genome and encodes:
- a CDS encoding HAD family hydrolase; translation: MTTVPVNLPSILALDFDGVLCDGLVEYLATAWQAYCQIWPVSADNLGIEKKGKGIAQNENCMVSPPEWLPPDFYRLRPAIETGWEMPILIRALLQGVKPEQIWARWGEIVREIADIERISPQMVENTLDKTRDRLLETDVSRWLAMHQFYPGAIANLQRWLSSPAGEKPDTVTIITTKESRFVRQLLVREGIDFAENQIFGKDARRRKGEILKSLLRELPATATIWFVEDRLKTLQSIASDPQLERIELFLADWGYNTDSDRQTARDSERLHLLSLETFSQPFSLWLPNDYARSK